In the genome of Telluria beijingensis, one region contains:
- a CDS encoding L-serine ammonia-lyase has translation MDMSVFDLFKIGIGPSSSHTVGPMVAARRFLLESGMLEQAVGVEAHLYGSLALTGVGHATDKAVILGLMGETPQDVDPVAVEDKLSEAELDGVLHLLGTHPVPFSAKTHLVWHKASTLPEHPNGMRFVLQLQDGSIIERVYYSVGGGFITAAGESQTRAADTETTAVPYPFDTMAQLLEHGRRSGLSIPQMLRANERTRMSDEALDAGLDNIWRVMRDCICHGLKTEGRLPGGLDVRRRAAGLWKQSQQAQQQPLNALPHDAVQQVSLYAMAVNEENAAGGRVVTAPTNGAAGIIPAVLRYYAEDCRPIDPQRGVRDFLLASSAIGMLCKKNASISGAEVGCQGEVGVACAMAAAGLVAALGGSNEQIENAAEIGIEHHLGMTCDPIGGLVQIPCIERNGMGAIKAITAASLAMKGDGTHFVSLDSAIETMRQTGADMQVKYKETSLGGLAIHVVTVNHAAC, from the coding sequence ATGGACATGAGCGTTTTCGATCTATTCAAGATCGGCATCGGCCCCTCGAGTTCCCACACCGTGGGCCCGATGGTGGCGGCGCGCCGCTTCCTGCTCGAGAGCGGAATGCTGGAGCAGGCGGTCGGCGTCGAAGCCCACCTGTACGGATCGCTGGCGCTGACCGGCGTCGGCCACGCCACCGACAAGGCAGTGATCCTGGGCCTGATGGGCGAGACCCCGCAGGACGTCGACCCGGTCGCGGTCGAGGACAAGCTTTCGGAAGCTGAACTCGACGGCGTGCTGCACCTGCTGGGTACGCACCCGGTTCCGTTCAGCGCGAAGACTCACCTGGTCTGGCACAAGGCCTCGACCCTGCCGGAACACCCGAACGGCATGCGCTTCGTGCTGCAACTGCAGGACGGCAGCATCATCGAGCGCGTCTATTACTCGGTCGGCGGCGGGTTCATTACCGCGGCCGGCGAGAGCCAGACACGCGCCGCCGATACTGAGACCACAGCCGTTCCGTATCCCTTCGACACGATGGCCCAGTTGCTGGAACATGGCCGCCGCAGTGGGCTGAGCATCCCGCAAATGCTGCGCGCCAACGAGCGCACGCGCATGAGCGATGAAGCGCTCGACGCCGGCCTCGACAATATCTGGCGCGTGATGCGCGACTGTATCTGCCACGGGCTGAAAACCGAAGGCCGCCTGCCGGGTGGCCTCGACGTGCGCCGGCGCGCAGCCGGGCTGTGGAAGCAGTCCCAGCAAGCCCAGCAGCAACCATTGAACGCCTTGCCGCATGACGCGGTGCAGCAGGTGAGCCTGTATGCGATGGCGGTCAACGAAGAAAACGCCGCCGGCGGCCGGGTCGTCACCGCGCCGACCAATGGCGCGGCCGGCATCATCCCGGCAGTACTGCGCTACTACGCCGAGGACTGTCGCCCGATCGACCCGCAGCGCGGCGTGCGCGACTTCCTGCTGGCCTCGAGCGCGATCGGCATGCTGTGCAAGAAAAACGCCTCGATCTCCGGCGCCGAAGTCGGTTGCCAGGGCGAGGTCGGCGTGGCCTGCGCGATGGCGGCTGCCGGCCTGGTGGCGGCGCTGGGCGGCAGCAACGAGCAGATCGAGAACGCGGCCGAGATCGGCATCGAGCACCACCTGGGCATGACCTGCGACCCCATCGGCGGCCTGGTGCAAATTCCCTGCATCGAACGCAACGGCATGGGCGCGATCAAGGCGATCACCGCTGCCTCGCTGGCCATGAAGGGCGACGGGACCCATTTCGTCAGCCTGGACAGCGCGATCGAAACCATGCGCCAGACTGGCGCCGACATGCAGGTCAAGTACAAGGAAACCTCGCTCGGTGGCCTGGCGATCCACGTGGTCACGGTCAACCACGCGGCCTGCTGA
- the thrC gene encoding threonine synthase gives MHYVSTRATSASAARNPQQFSDILLGGLAPDGGLYLPAEYPQVSSAELDAWRKLSYAELAYEILRKFATDIPDADLKELTARTYTPEVYRNAREGEAAADITPLRVLEDGPQGKLVLQALSNGPTLAFKDMAMQLLGNLFEYALAKENDELNIFGATSGDTGSAAEYAMRGKRGVRVFMLSPHKKMSAFQTAQMFSLQDPNIFNIAVEGVFDDCQDLVKAVSNDLEFKARQKIGTVNSINWARVVAQVVYYFRGYLAATTSNDQKVSFTVPSGNFGNICAGHIARMMGLPIDKLVAATNENDVLDEFFRTGVYRVRKPSETFHTSSPSMDISKASNFERFVYELVGRDAERTHALFRKVDTHGGFDLSGAPGSDGDEFRDVAKYGFLSGRSTHADRLATIRDVADDYGITIDTHTADGIKVAREHVQPGVPMIVLETALAAKFNETILEALGEDAARPAGFEDIESLPQRFVVMPPDVSLMKAYIAEHTGL, from the coding sequence ATGCATTATGTGTCCACCCGCGCGACCAGCGCGTCCGCAGCACGCAATCCCCAGCAATTCTCCGACATCCTGTTAGGCGGCCTGGCCCCGGACGGCGGCTTGTATCTGCCGGCCGAGTACCCGCAGGTCTCCAGTGCCGAGCTCGATGCATGGCGCAAGCTGTCCTATGCCGAGCTGGCCTATGAAATCCTGCGCAAGTTTGCAACCGACATTCCCGACGCCGACCTGAAGGAGCTGACCGCGCGGACCTACACGCCCGAGGTCTACCGCAACGCCCGCGAAGGCGAGGCCGCCGCCGACATCACTCCGCTGCGCGTGCTGGAAGACGGCCCCCAGGGCAAGCTGGTGCTGCAGGCGCTGTCGAACGGCCCGACCCTGGCCTTCAAGGACATGGCGATGCAGTTGCTGGGCAATCTGTTCGAATACGCGCTGGCGAAAGAAAACGACGAACTGAACATCTTCGGCGCCACTTCGGGCGATACCGGCAGCGCCGCCGAGTACGCGATGCGCGGCAAGCGCGGCGTGCGCGTGTTCATGCTCTCGCCGCACAAGAAGATGAGCGCCTTCCAAACCGCGCAAATGTTCAGCCTGCAGGACCCGAACATCTTCAATATCGCGGTCGAGGGCGTGTTCGACGATTGCCAGGACCTGGTCAAGGCGGTCTCGAACGACCTCGAATTCAAGGCGCGCCAGAAGATCGGCACCGTCAATTCGATCAACTGGGCCCGCGTCGTGGCCCAGGTCGTGTATTACTTCCGCGGCTACCTGGCGGCGACCACCAGCAACGACCAGAAGGTGTCGTTCACGGTCCCGTCGGGCAACTTCGGCAATATCTGCGCCGGCCACATCGCCCGCATGATGGGCCTGCCGATCGACAAGCTGGTCGCCGCCACCAACGAGAACGACGTGCTGGACGAGTTCTTCCGCACCGGTGTCTATCGGGTGCGCAAGCCCTCCGAGACCTTCCACACCAGCAGCCCGTCGATGGATATCTCGAAGGCCTCGAACTTCGAACGCTTCGTCTACGAACTGGTGGGCCGCGACGCCGAGCGCACGCATGCGCTGTTCCGCAAGGTCGACACCCACGGCGGCTTCGACCTGTCCGGCGCGCCGGGCAGCGACGGCGACGAGTTCAGGGATGTGGCGAAGTACGGTTTCCTGTCCGGCCGCTCGACCCACGCCGACCGCCTGGCCACGATCCGCGACGTCGCCGACGACTACGGCATCACGATCGACACCCACACCGCCGATGGCATCAAGGTCGCGCGCGAGCACGTCCAGCCGGGCGTGCCGATGATCGTCCTCGAGACCGCGCTGGCGGCCAAGTTCAACGAGACGATCCTGGAAGCGCTGGGCGAGGACGCCGCGCGTCCCGCCGGCTTCGAGGACATCGAGTCCCTGCCGCAGCGCTTCGTCGTGATGCCGCCCGATGTGAGCCTGATGAAGGCCTACATCGCCGAACACACGGGGCTGTGA
- the glp gene encoding gephyrin-like molybdotransferase Glp, with the protein MGAPVPGSPMLSVREALDFLLEAARPVGQAETVPTLEANGRVLAEDQLATIDVPSADNTQMDGYAVRAEDCTSGSATLRVGQRIPAGSVGHELEPGTAARIFTGALIPPGADAVVMQEQAEAVGDSVTIHHAPRAGEWIRRQGEDIGAGSVILAAGTRLRSQELGLAASVGLASLPVRRRLRVAVFFTGDELAMPGEVPADQLKPGAIYNSNRFTLRGLLENFGCEIADFGIVPDSLEATRATLVAAARENDLIITSGGVSVGEEDHIKPAVEAEGRLSMWQIAVKPGKPLAFGEVRREHGAAYFVGLPGNPVSSFVTFLLFVRPFLLRLQGVTGQVEPRGYTVRADFDLAKGDRRNEFLRARLNAAGGLDLFPNQSSGVLTSTVWGDGLVDNPAGNRIAAGDLVRFIPFAELQH; encoded by the coding sequence ATGGGCGCGCCGGTACCAGGCTCGCCCATGCTGTCGGTGCGCGAGGCGCTCGACTTCCTGCTCGAGGCGGCGCGCCCGGTCGGGCAGGCCGAGACGGTGCCGACCCTCGAGGCCAATGGCCGCGTGCTGGCCGAAGACCAGCTGGCCACGATCGACGTGCCCTCGGCCGACAATACGCAGATGGATGGCTACGCCGTTCGCGCCGAGGATTGCACCAGCGGCAGCGCCACGCTCAGGGTGGGCCAGCGCATCCCGGCCGGCAGCGTCGGCCACGAACTCGAACCCGGCACCGCGGCGCGCATCTTTACCGGCGCCCTGATTCCGCCGGGCGCCGATGCGGTCGTGATGCAGGAGCAGGCCGAGGCGGTGGGCGACAGCGTCACCATCCACCACGCGCCGCGCGCCGGCGAGTGGATCCGCCGCCAGGGCGAGGACATCGGCGCAGGTTCCGTGATCCTGGCCGCAGGCACCCGCCTGCGCAGCCAGGAACTGGGGCTGGCTGCGTCCGTCGGCCTGGCCAGCCTGCCGGTGCGGCGGCGCCTGCGCGTCGCCGTGTTCTTCACCGGCGACGAGCTGGCCATGCCGGGCGAGGTGCCGGCCGACCAGCTCAAGCCGGGCGCGATCTACAACTCGAACCGCTTCACGCTGCGCGGCCTGCTGGAGAACTTCGGCTGCGAAATCGCCGACTTCGGCATCGTGCCCGATTCGCTGGAGGCGACCCGCGCCACCCTGGTGGCTGCGGCGCGCGAGAACGACCTGATCATCACCTCGGGCGGCGTCTCGGTGGGCGAGGAAGACCATATCAAGCCGGCGGTGGAAGCCGAAGGGCGGCTGTCGATGTGGCAGATCGCCGTCAAGCCCGGCAAGCCGCTGGCGTTCGGCGAAGTGCGGCGCGAGCATGGCGCAGCGTATTTCGTCGGCCTGCCAGGCAATCCGGTCTCGAGCTTCGTGACCTTCCTGCTGTTCGTGCGGCCATTCCTGTTGCGCCTGCAGGGGGTGACGGGCCAGGTCGAGCCGCGGGGCTATACGGTGCGCGCCGATTTCGACTTGGCGAAGGGTGACCGCCGCAACGAGTTCCTGCGCGCGCGCCTGAACGCGGCCGGGGGACTGGACCTGTTCCCGAACCAGAGCTCGGGCGTGCTGACGTCGACCGTGTGGGGCGATGGCCTGGTCGACAACCCGGCCGGCAACCGCATCGCCGCCGGCGACCTGGTGCGCTTCATCCCGTTCGCCGAACTACAGCATTAG
- the moaD gene encoding molybdopterin converting factor subunit 1 yields MKIDVKYFAALREAVGTAHEQLDLPPEVTTVGAVRELLRARGGVWSEALAPERAVRMAFRQVMCDGDTPISEGAEVAFFPPVTGG; encoded by the coding sequence ATGAAGATCGATGTGAAATACTTCGCCGCGCTGCGCGAAGCGGTGGGCACCGCCCATGAACAGCTGGACTTGCCGCCGGAGGTGACGACGGTGGGCGCGGTGCGCGAACTGCTGCGCGCGCGTGGTGGTGTGTGGAGCGAGGCGCTGGCGCCGGAACGCGCGGTGCGCATGGCCTTCAGGCAGGTCATGTGCGATGGCGATACGCCGATCAGCGAAGGCGCCGAAGTGGCGTTCTTCCCGCCGGTGACCGGCGGTTGA
- the dctP gene encoding TRAP transporter substrate-binding protein DctP — MLGAIATSPLWMQSAWAQPNNLNISHQFPGGSIARGDFRDRLCRMFAAEVEKRTRGGLKFSIHPGSSLMQPNAQFGALKSGSLDMALVPLSYAGSEAPEANIGLMPALVTSYEQGYGWKNAPVGRELSRILGEQGLVIVSWIWQAGGVASRGDPIVTPEDVRGLKVRGGSREMDMLLQDAGATVVSLPSNEIHAAMRSGALDAALTSSTSLISFRLQETARSLTTARGGSYWFMFEPLMMSRTVFERLSKPQQEAILKVGADLEQFAMKMARIDDAAVVSVYRGVGARVVDLNPEALRGWQDVARNTAWKDFAARNDNCAKLMALAEQSIAAL; from the coding sequence ATGCTGGGCGCGATCGCGACCAGTCCGCTATGGATGCAGTCCGCCTGGGCGCAGCCAAACAATCTCAATATCTCGCACCAGTTTCCTGGCGGCAGTATTGCCAGGGGCGACTTCCGTGACCGCCTGTGCCGCATGTTCGCGGCCGAGGTCGAGAAGCGCACGCGCGGCGGCCTGAAGTTCTCGATCCACCCGGGATCGAGCCTGATGCAGCCCAACGCCCAGTTCGGCGCGCTCAAGAGCGGCTCGCTCGACATGGCCCTGGTGCCGCTGTCCTATGCCGGGAGCGAGGCGCCGGAAGCGAATATCGGGCTGATGCCGGCGCTGGTCACGTCCTACGAGCAGGGTTATGGCTGGAAGAACGCCCCGGTCGGGCGCGAGCTGTCGCGCATCCTGGGCGAACAGGGCCTGGTGATCGTCAGCTGGATCTGGCAGGCCGGCGGCGTCGCTTCGCGCGGCGATCCGATCGTCACGCCCGAGGACGTGCGCGGCCTCAAGGTGCGCGGCGGCTCGCGCGAAATGGACATGCTGCTGCAGGACGCCGGCGCGACCGTCGTCAGCCTGCCGTCGAACGAGATCCACGCCGCCATGCGCAGCGGCGCGCTGGACGCGGCCCTGACGTCCTCGACCTCGCTGATCTCGTTCCGCCTGCAGGAGACGGCGCGCTCGCTGACCACGGCGCGCGGCGGTTCCTACTGGTTCATGTTCGAGCCATTGATGATGTCCCGCACCGTGTTCGAACGCCTGAGCAAGCCGCAGCAGGAAGCCATCCTCAAGGTCGGCGCCGACCTGGAGCAGTTCGCGATGAAGATGGCGCGCATCGACGATGCGGCAGTGGTGTCGGTCTATCGCGGGGTCGGCGCGCGGGTGGTCGACCTCAATCCCGAAGCCCTGCGCGGCTGGCAGGACGTGGCGCGCAACACGGCGTGGAAGGATTTCGCGGCGCGCAACGATAATTGCGCGAAGTTGATGGCCCTGGCGGAGCAGTCGATCGCGGCCTTGTGA
- a CDS encoding alpha/beta fold hydrolase: MKPSSLLFALTLGVASIAPAHAQAQTQAPAAPVANRFAATIEPAERFESGTLLVERHGSRGRPVILVPGLASGPWVWQEVIRQFKDEFTLYVVTLPGFDGRPAPAGSPDWAPFEGARAALRGLVAQRKLDKPVLVGHSLGGTLAYAVAQDLGTGIGGVVALDGLPVFPGTENMPPQQRPQAALNVRQRMATSRPDAYAAEQRQYMRGQGVLDIGKADDITPLLLRSDREAVGAYVADLLALDLRPGLAKISAPVLVVAPFYQYDAAQDALTVNDKVEHYRMLVEGIPSVEVVPIAPSRHFLMIDQPLALAGILRRYLDRR; encoded by the coding sequence ATGAAACCATCCTCCCTGCTGTTCGCGCTGACGCTTGGCGTCGCGTCCATCGCGCCCGCCCACGCCCAAGCCCAGACTCAGGCCCCGGCCGCGCCAGTCGCCAACCGCTTCGCCGCCACCATCGAACCGGCCGAACGCTTCGAGTCCGGCACGCTGCTGGTCGAGCGCCACGGCAGCCGCGGCCGGCCCGTGATCCTGGTGCCCGGCCTGGCCAGCGGCCCCTGGGTATGGCAAGAGGTGATCCGGCAGTTCAAGGACGAGTTCACGCTGTACGTGGTGACCCTGCCCGGCTTCGACGGCCGGCCCGCGCCCGCCGGTTCGCCCGACTGGGCGCCGTTCGAGGGCGCACGCGCCGCCCTGCGCGGCCTGGTTGCGCAGCGCAAGCTGGACAAGCCGGTCCTCGTCGGCCATAGCCTGGGCGGCACCCTGGCCTATGCCGTGGCCCAGGACCTGGGCACCGGCATCGGCGGCGTGGTGGCGCTGGACGGCTTGCCGGTCTTCCCCGGCACCGAGAACATGCCGCCGCAGCAGCGCCCGCAGGCCGCGCTCAACGTCCGCCAGCGCATGGCCACCAGCCGCCCGGACGCCTACGCCGCCGAACAGCGCCAGTACATGCGCGGCCAGGGCGTGCTCGACATCGGCAAGGCCGACGACATCACGCCGCTGCTGCTGCGCAGCGACCGCGAGGCGGTCGGCGCCTATGTCGCCGACCTGCTGGCGCTCGACCTGCGCCCCGGCCTGGCGAAAATCAGCGCCCCGGTGCTGGTCGTGGCCCCGTTTTACCAGTACGATGCAGCTCAGGATGCGCTGACGGTGAACGACAAGGTCGAGCATTACCGGATGCTGGTCGAAGGTATCCCCTCGGTCGAGGTGGTCCCGATCGCACCGTCGCGCCACTTCCTGATGATCGACCAGCCGCTGGCGCTGGCCGGCATCCTGCGCCGTTATCTCGACCGCCGTTGA
- a CDS encoding helix-turn-helix transcriptional regulator encodes MKNHIRALRADQGWSQADLAERLDVSRQTINAIETGRYDPSLPLAFAISRLFGLPVEAIFSPDQETA; translated from the coding sequence ATGAAAAACCACATCCGCGCGCTGCGCGCCGACCAGGGCTGGAGCCAGGCCGACCTGGCCGAACGGCTCGACGTCTCGCGCCAGACCATCAACGCGATCGAGACCGGGCGCTACGACCCCAGCCTGCCGCTCGCCTTCGCCATCTCACGGTTGTTCGGCCTGCCGGTCGAAGCCATCTTCTCACCCGATCAGGAGACCGCATGA
- a CDS encoding TIGR03862 family flavoprotein: protein MTHPAPVSKRVAVIGGGPAGLMAAEVLAAGGVQVDVYDAMASVGRKFLLAGKGGMNITHSEPYADFVRRYGARHDDVARWLQGFDADAVRAWIHDLGIETFVGTSGRVFPREMKAAPLLRAWLHRLREAGVRFHMHHRWLGWQDGLLRMATPDGERLVEADATILALGGASWARLGSDGAWQSLLAERGVELVPLAPANCGFDVGWSTHFSSRHAGAPLLTVAAGMQQPDGGIAWRKGQFVVTESGVEGSLVYALSAPLRDEIAGEGNATLWLDLTPDHDADRVFDEVTRPRGSRSMSSHLQSRLGIKGVKAGLLHECLSREDYADPVRLAAAIKRLPLTLLRPRPIDEAISSAGGVRFEALAGSMLREVPGTFVAGEMVDWEAPTGGYLLTACFAGGRAAGQDVLEWLETGLTGPLEIR from the coding sequence ATGACCCATCCAGCCCCTGTTTCCAAGCGTGTCGCCGTGATCGGCGGCGGTCCCGCCGGGCTGATGGCGGCCGAGGTGCTGGCGGCGGGCGGCGTGCAGGTCGACGTCTACGATGCGATGGCCAGCGTCGGCCGCAAGTTCCTGCTGGCGGGGAAGGGCGGCATGAACATCACGCATTCCGAGCCCTACGCCGACTTCGTGCGGCGCTACGGCGCCCGGCACGACGACGTCGCGCGCTGGCTGCAAGGGTTCGACGCCGACGCCGTGCGCGCCTGGATCCACGACCTCGGCATCGAGACTTTCGTCGGCACCTCGGGCCGGGTATTCCCGCGCGAGATGAAGGCCGCACCCCTGCTGCGCGCCTGGCTGCATCGCCTGCGCGAGGCCGGCGTGCGCTTCCACATGCACCACCGCTGGCTCGGTTGGCAGGATGGGCTGTTGCGCATGGCCACGCCGGACGGCGAGCGCCTGGTCGAGGCGGACGCCACGATTCTCGCACTGGGCGGCGCCAGCTGGGCGCGGCTCGGCTCGGACGGCGCCTGGCAGTCCCTGCTCGCCGAACGCGGGGTCGAGTTGGTTCCCCTGGCGCCGGCCAACTGCGGCTTCGACGTCGGCTGGAGCACGCATTTCAGCAGCCGCCATGCGGGCGCGCCGCTGCTCACGGTTGCAGCCGGAATGCAGCAGCCGGATGGCGGGATCGCCTGGCGCAAGGGCCAGTTCGTGGTCACCGAAAGCGGCGTCGAGGGCAGTCTGGTGTATGCGCTGTCGGCGCCGCTGCGCGATGAAATCGCCGGGGAAGGCAATGCTACCCTCTGGCTCGACCTGACGCCCGACCATGACGCCGACCGCGTATTCGACGAAGTGACGCGGCCGCGCGGCTCGCGCTCGATGTCCAGCCACCTGCAAAGCCGGCTCGGAATCAAGGGCGTCAAGGCCGGCCTGCTGCACGAATGCCTGTCGCGCGAGGACTATGCCGATCCGGTCCGGCTGGCCGCCGCCATCAAGCGCCTGCCTCTGACGCTGTTGCGCCCGCGCCCGATCGACGAGGCGATCAGCAGCGCCGGTGGGGTGCGCTTCGAGGCGCTGGCGGGCAGCATGCTGCGAGAGGTGCCGGGTACGTTCGTGGCTGGCGAGATGGTCGATTGGGAAGCGCCGACTGGCGGCTACCTGCTGACCGCCTGCTTTGCCGGAGGGCGCGCGGCCGGACAGGATGTGCTGGAATGGCTGGAAACCGGTTTAACGGGGCCGCTCGAGATTCGGTGA
- the arfB gene encoding alternative ribosome rescue aminoacyl-tRNA hydrolase ArfB: MAVINPLEVEFSAIRAQGPGGQNVNKVSCAVHARFDIAASSLPAHVKERLLASRDARITQEGVLVLKAQGSRSLEQNKEDALRRLQELVDKAAIVPVVRRPTRPTRGSQRRRLDAKTRSGQIKALRGKVSD, from the coding sequence ATGGCCGTCATCAATCCTCTCGAAGTCGAATTCAGCGCGATCCGGGCCCAGGGCCCTGGTGGGCAGAACGTCAACAAGGTCTCGTGCGCCGTGCATGCGCGCTTCGACATCGCGGCGTCCTCGCTGCCCGCGCACGTCAAGGAACGGCTGCTGGCCTCGCGCGACGCGCGCATCACCCAGGAAGGCGTGCTGGTGCTGAAGGCGCAGGGCTCGCGCAGCCTCGAGCAGAACAAGGAAGACGCCTTGCGGCGCCTGCAGGAACTGGTCGACAAGGCCGCCATCGTGCCGGTCGTCCGGCGCCCCACCCGGCCAACCCGCGGCTCGCAGCGACGGCGGCTGGACGCCAAGACGCGCAGCGGCCAGATCAAGGCCTTGCGCGGCAAGGTCAGCGACTAG